Proteins encoded within one genomic window of Chitinophaga parva:
- a CDS encoding heme-binding domain-containing protein — protein MNNRSKNSKPAAIKRILWVLAVLLILIQFYRPARNIAEKQDANAIELHYNVPQHVGALLRTSCYDCHSNNTRYPWYSNIQPVASWLNSHINDGKRHLNFDEFNAYPVEKQKKKLKQIAETVKDGEMPLSSYTLVHHNAKLTEADKKTLIDWVDAVAKSQ, from the coding sequence ATGAATAATAGATCTAAAAACTCAAAACCTGCAGCAATTAAGAGAATACTATGGGTGCTTGCGGTGCTTTTAATCCTTATACAGTTTTACCGCCCTGCCAGGAATATCGCTGAAAAACAGGACGCCAACGCCATTGAACTTCATTATAACGTGCCGCAGCATGTGGGCGCTTTATTAAGAACCAGTTGTTACGACTGCCATTCCAATAACACCCGATATCCCTGGTACAGTAATATTCAACCGGTGGCTTCCTGGCTTAACAGCCATATTAACGACGGAAAAAGGCACCTGAATTTTGATGAGTTCAATGCGTATCCAGTTGAAAAACAAAAAAAGAAACTAAAACAGATAGCAGAGACGGTAAAGGATGGTGAGATGCCATTGTCTTCTTACACCCTGGTTCATCATAACGCCAAACTTACGGAAGCGGATAAAAAGACGTTGATAGATTGGGTAGATGCTGTGGCCAAATCCCAATGA
- a CDS encoding cation-translocating P-type ATPase — MPYNIPGHLKGLNNTEVAASRKKYGYNRIDAAHKSTALELLVDILKEPMLILLFAISAIYVIIGDHAEALFMFIAIVAVSAISFYQDNRSKKALEALEKLNEPLSVVIRNGHVVEIPTNEIVVGDLCLTEEGKMINADGHIIHSNDFSVNEASLTGESLSVFKSSENEDNKVYNGTVTVSGLAVFEVEKIGKETRLGKIGTSLSGIKEEASPLQLQIRKFVKTMAVIGVIVFLLVCVVNYYHTRDLLKSLLNGLTLAMSVLPEEIPVAFTTFMALGAWKLMREGIIIKRSSVVETLGSTTVICTDKTGTITENTMHLKHLYDYRSDKTFDEEHFKEAALSNLIGYAMWSSEPVPFDPMEKTLHQVYEQTQKNDLRGAYTLFHEYPLDGNPPMMTHLFENAAKDRIVAAKGAPEAILQVSLLSEEEKNKVRALVKKFGERGYRILGVAGSHFEGDDFPGRQQDFRFDFLGLVVFYDPPKKGIQKVFQHIYDAGIKVKVITGDNTDTTKSIAAQAGISNADNVIEGKEIIEHSGALLLQEVKEKVLFTRMFPDAKLMVVNALKQNGEVVAMLGDGVNDAPALKAAHIGVAMGNKGTEIAKAAASLVIVNDDLEKLITGIAAGRRIYANIKKAVQYIISIHIPIILTVSLPLFLGWVYPQIFTPVHVIFLELIMGPTCSIVYENEPMEKNTMLQPPRKMTDTFLNRKELGRSIVQGLVITLGVLFAYQLMAQKGGSEEQTRAMVFTTLIFANILLSLTNRSFYYSLLESFKNRNILFVAVTALTLILLFALLYIPSLSVFFKVTGLSLAELGQALIIAVASVLWFELYKLLRRKQRKGRA, encoded by the coding sequence ATGCCTTATAATATTCCCGGTCACTTGAAAGGCCTTAATAATACGGAGGTAGCCGCTTCGAGAAAGAAGTATGGCTACAACCGTATAGACGCTGCCCATAAAAGTACTGCGCTGGAGCTGCTCGTTGACATACTGAAAGAGCCCATGTTGATCCTGCTTTTCGCCATCTCGGCTATATACGTAATTATAGGAGATCACGCGGAAGCGTTGTTTATGTTTATAGCCATTGTGGCCGTGTCGGCAATTTCATTCTACCAGGATAACCGGAGTAAAAAGGCCCTGGAAGCTTTGGAAAAGCTGAATGAACCATTAAGCGTTGTGATCCGGAACGGGCATGTGGTCGAGATACCGACAAATGAAATTGTCGTGGGCGATTTGTGCCTTACGGAAGAAGGTAAGATGATCAATGCTGACGGGCATATTATTCATAGCAACGATTTCTCAGTAAATGAGGCTTCTTTAACCGGCGAAAGCCTATCAGTCTTCAAAAGCAGTGAAAACGAAGACAATAAAGTGTATAACGGAACGGTTACGGTATCAGGGCTGGCAGTTTTCGAGGTGGAAAAAATTGGCAAGGAAACCCGGCTGGGGAAGATCGGAACTTCCCTGTCCGGCATAAAGGAGGAAGCGTCTCCGTTACAGCTCCAGATCAGGAAGTTTGTAAAAACAATGGCGGTTATTGGTGTTATTGTTTTTCTGCTGGTTTGTGTGGTGAACTATTACCATACCCGGGACCTGCTCAAAAGCCTGCTGAACGGGCTGACCCTGGCAATGTCTGTTCTGCCGGAAGAAATTCCGGTTGCATTTACCACTTTCATGGCATTAGGTGCATGGAAGCTGATGCGGGAAGGCATCATTATCAAGCGAAGCAGCGTAGTGGAGACCCTGGGAAGCACTACTGTTATCTGTACCGACAAAACAGGCACGATCACCGAAAATACCATGCACCTGAAGCATTTGTATGATTACCGTTCGGACAAGACTTTCGATGAAGAGCACTTTAAAGAGGCGGCGCTGTCAAATCTCATCGGCTATGCCATGTGGAGCAGTGAACCGGTTCCATTTGACCCGATGGAGAAAACCCTGCACCAGGTATATGAACAAACGCAAAAAAATGACCTTAGGGGAGCTTATACCTTGTTCCACGAATACCCGTTGGATGGCAATCCGCCCATGATGACGCATTTGTTTGAAAATGCAGCAAAGGACCGGATCGTAGCGGCAAAAGGCGCACCCGAAGCCATTCTCCAGGTCTCCCTGCTTTCGGAGGAGGAGAAGAATAAAGTTCGGGCACTGGTAAAAAAATTTGGAGAACGTGGCTACCGGATACTGGGCGTGGCAGGATCCCATTTTGAAGGGGATGATTTTCCCGGCAGGCAACAGGATTTCCGGTTTGATTTTTTGGGCCTGGTGGTGTTTTATGATCCCCCTAAAAAAGGCATTCAGAAAGTGTTTCAGCATATTTATGATGCCGGGATCAAAGTTAAAGTTATCACCGGCGACAATACGGATACTACAAAGAGCATTGCAGCGCAAGCCGGGATTAGTAATGCTGATAATGTCATAGAAGGAAAGGAAATTATAGAACATTCCGGGGCGTTATTATTGCAGGAAGTGAAGGAAAAGGTCTTGTTCACCAGGATGTTCCCGGATGCAAAGCTGATGGTAGTAAATGCGTTGAAGCAAAACGGGGAAGTGGTTGCGATGCTGGGAGATGGGGTAAACGATGCGCCCGCCCTGAAGGCCGCACATATCGGGGTGGCAATGGGCAATAAGGGAACCGAGATTGCAAAGGCTGCCGCATCCCTGGTCATTGTAAACGATGACCTGGAGAAACTCATTACCGGAATAGCAGCAGGAAGAAGGATTTATGCCAATATCAAAAAGGCGGTTCAATACATCATTTCCATTCACATTCCCATTATCCTTACCGTATCCCTGCCTTTGTTCTTAGGTTGGGTATATCCGCAGATATTCACACCTGTGCACGTTATTTTCCTGGAATTGATCATGGGCCCAACCTGCTCTATCGTGTATGAAAACGAGCCGATGGAGAAGAATACCATGTTGCAGCCACCAAGGAAAATGACCGATACATTCCTGAACCGGAAAGAGCTTGGAAGAAGTATTGTGCAGGGTTTAGTCATCACGCTGGGCGTATTATTCGCTTACCAGCTTATGGCACAAAAAGGAGGTAGCGAGGAGCAAACAAGAGCAATGGTTTTTACCACGTTGATCTTTGCCAATATCCTCTTGAGCCTGACGAACCGTTCCTTTTATTATAGCTTGTTGGAGAGCTTCAAAAACCGTAATATCTTGTTTGTTGCCGTTACCGCCTTAACCTTGATATTGCTTTTTGCGCTTTTGTACATCCCATCGCTTTCCGTCTTTTTTAAAGTTACCGGATTAAGCCTGGCAGAATTGGGACAGGCGCTGATCATAGCAGTTGCTTCAGTATTATGGTTTGAGCTGTATAAACTATTGAGAAGAAAGCAGCGGAAAGGACGGGCTTAA
- a CDS encoding DUF2130 domain-containing protein — protein sequence MGTSITCPSCKHQFVMEDAFAADIERDMRGKMEVEWRKRMDALQAEKNQVASLRQQIEQQKNQQEEELQKRLTAERARLQESLAENIRREMTGDFENRLRLAQQSQQDAEEKLRGARQKELEFLKREQDFLNKEQELEIQLQKRLLEERNLLAEAIRKEEAERSALKDTEYQLRLREMEKKFEDQRRLAEEMRQKAEQGSMQLQGEAQELALEEMLRAAFPFDEVVPVGKGVRGADCVQLVRNQFGQECGKIMYESKRTKEFGKDWVEKLKADMRSNGVEVAVLVTQTMPKDLDRFGEKEGVWICTFAEVRSLAAVLRDGIVRIAGAMKTQENKGDKVHMLYAYLTSGEFAEQWKAIREGFMAMRTSIQKEREAMEKLWKAREKQLEKVLLNAAHIKGSIEGIAGTDSVDMQLLEDAADLLEE from the coding sequence ATGGGAACATCAATCACCTGCCCCAGCTGCAAACACCAGTTTGTGATGGAAGACGCGTTTGCCGCCGATATCGAACGGGATATGCGCGGCAAAATGGAAGTAGAATGGCGCAAGCGCATGGACGCCCTCCAGGCGGAAAAGAACCAGGTCGCTTCCCTGCGTCAGCAAATTGAACAACAGAAAAACCAACAGGAAGAGGAACTGCAAAAACGCCTCACCGCTGAGCGCGCCCGTCTCCAGGAGTCCCTGGCCGAAAATATCCGCCGGGAAATGACCGGCGATTTTGAAAACCGCCTCCGCCTGGCCCAGCAATCGCAGCAGGACGCCGAAGAAAAACTCCGCGGCGCCCGCCAGAAAGAACTGGAATTCCTTAAAAGAGAGCAGGATTTCCTTAATAAAGAACAGGAACTGGAGATCCAGCTGCAAAAGCGCCTCCTCGAGGAACGCAACCTCCTGGCCGAAGCCATCCGCAAGGAAGAAGCGGAACGCAGCGCCCTCAAGGACACCGAATACCAACTCCGCCTCCGCGAGATGGAAAAGAAATTTGAGGACCAGCGCCGCCTGGCCGAAGAAATGCGCCAAAAAGCCGAACAAGGTTCGATGCAGCTCCAGGGCGAGGCCCAGGAACTGGCCCTGGAAGAAATGCTGCGCGCAGCCTTCCCCTTCGATGAGGTGGTGCCCGTGGGCAAAGGCGTGCGCGGCGCAGACTGTGTACAATTGGTCCGCAACCAGTTTGGCCAGGAGTGCGGCAAGATCATGTACGAAAGCAAACGCACCAAGGAATTTGGCAAAGACTGGGTGGAAAAACTAAAAGCAGACATGCGCAGCAACGGCGTTGAAGTAGCCGTACTCGTTACCCAGACCATGCCAAAGGACCTGGACCGCTTTGGCGAAAAAGAAGGGGTGTGGATCTGCACCTTTGCCGAAGTAAGAAGCCTGGCCGCTGTGCTCCGTGACGGTATTGTGCGCATAGCCGGCGCTATGAAAACCCAGGAAAACAAAGGTGACAAAGTGCACATGCTGTATGCGTACCTCACCAGCGGCGAGTTTGCCGAACAGTGGAAAGCCATCCGCGAAGGCTTCATGGCCATGCGCACCTCTATCCAGAAAGAAAGGGAAGCCATGGAAAAACTCTGGAAAGCCCGCGAAAAACAACTGGAAAAAGTATTGCTCAACGCAGCCCACATCAAGGGCTCTATTGAAGGCATAGCCGGCACTGATTCTGTAGACATGCAGCTCCTGGAAGACGCAGCAGACCTCCTGGAAGAATAA
- a CDS encoding protein-tyrosine phosphatase family protein has protein sequence MSNHNLPRKSKSLWLILVIFVQKVYDQSHRILAGIPTLKRSQITANLYLGGQYNLRGLQILKRMGITGIINMRITSIYTEAQYMGMRYLHLPTSDNTPPSMEALQAGAKFAHDEISGGGKVYIHCRQGQGRGPSMAIAYLLYTGLTYEDAFALVQKVRTFIRPTAMQVLRLKELEAFYKDQPRPVEVIPRV, from the coding sequence ATGAGCAACCATAACCTGCCCCGCAAAAGCAAAAGTCTTTGGCTCATCCTGGTCATTTTTGTGCAAAAGGTGTATGATCAGAGCCATCGCATCCTGGCTGGCATTCCCACGCTGAAACGCAGCCAGATCACCGCCAATCTTTACCTGGGTGGCCAGTACAACCTGCGCGGGCTGCAAATACTGAAACGCATGGGCATCACCGGCATCATCAACATGCGCATTACCTCCATTTACACGGAGGCCCAGTATATGGGTATGCGTTACCTGCACCTGCCCACGTCAGACAACACGCCCCCTTCCATGGAAGCCCTGCAGGCAGGGGCAAAATTTGCGCACGATGAAATAAGCGGGGGTGGAAAAGTATACATCCATTGCCGCCAGGGGCAGGGGCGGGGACCCAGCATGGCCATTGCTTACCTGCTGTACACCGGGCTTACGTACGAAGATGCATTTGCGCTGGTGCAGAAAGTGAGGACCTTTATCCGGCCCACAGCCATGCAGGTATTGCGATTGAAGGAACTGGAAGCGTTCTATAAAGATCAACCCCGGCCGGTGGAGGTGATACCACGGGTATAA
- a CDS encoding sensor histidine kinase has translation MFKQYLGGRLFLYASAIFIIAVTIWFVNNLSARIEQEETKKVATWVAATRTLFVSSPTDANLNLAIEIVTNNNTIPLILTDQDGNIIDSRNLDSTRIMRDPHYLAHELADFKKQHPPFRMEIDHNLKLYNSIYYGDSYILKMVRYYPYIQLAVVAVFIGVVLLALSSTNRATQNQVWVGWAKETAHQLGTPLSSIEAWLEMLKTNPDNDPFVSELQKDLDRLKLIADRFSKIGSVPRLEETEVGQQIEYMVSYMRKRASQKVQFYVEPHEQPVMAMLSPPLFDWVLENLLKNALDAMESGMGEISVRMEEHPGHLIIDVHDTGKGIPKANFEKVFKPGFSTKKRGWGLGLSLARRIIEDYHKGRIYVKSSEAGKGTTFRIWLKK, from the coding sequence ATGTTCAAGCAATACCTCGGCGGTAGACTTTTTTTATATGCCAGTGCCATATTCATTATCGCGGTCACGATCTGGTTTGTCAATAACCTGAGCGCCCGGATAGAACAGGAAGAAACCAAGAAAGTGGCTACCTGGGTGGCTGCTACGCGCACCCTCTTCGTTTCATCGCCTACCGATGCCAATTTAAACCTGGCCATCGAGATTGTGACGAACAATAATACGATCCCCCTCATTCTCACCGACCAGGATGGCAATATCATCGACAGCCGCAACCTGGACTCTACCCGCATCATGCGGGATCCGCACTATCTGGCCCATGAACTGGCCGACTTCAAAAAGCAACACCCGCCCTTCCGCATGGAGATAGATCATAACCTGAAGCTCTATAACTCCATCTACTACGGTGATTCCTATATCCTGAAAATGGTTCGCTATTACCCCTATATACAACTGGCCGTGGTGGCGGTTTTCATTGGGGTGGTGCTCCTGGCCCTGTCCAGCACCAACCGGGCCACGCAGAACCAGGTGTGGGTGGGCTGGGCCAAGGAAACGGCCCACCAGCTGGGCACCCCGCTGTCCAGCATAGAAGCCTGGCTGGAAATGCTAAAGACCAACCCCGATAACGATCCTTTTGTGAGTGAGCTGCAGAAGGACCTGGACCGTCTCAAACTCATTGCAGACCGCTTTTCCAAGATAGGCAGCGTGCCCCGCCTGGAAGAAACGGAAGTAGGCCAGCAGATAGAATACATGGTCAGTTACATGCGCAAACGGGCCTCCCAGAAGGTACAGTTCTATGTAGAACCGCATGAGCAGCCCGTGATGGCCATGCTATCCCCACCCCTGTTCGACTGGGTACTGGAAAACCTGCTGAAAAACGCGCTGGACGCCATGGAAAGCGGTATGGGCGAGATCTCCGTGCGCATGGAAGAGCACCCGGGCCACCTCATCATTGATGTGCATGATACCGGCAAGGGCATTCCCAAAGCCAATTTTGAAAAAGTGTTCAAGCCAGGTTTCAGCACCAAGAAAAGAGGTTGGGGGCTTGGCCTGTCGCTGGCACGCAGGATCATTGAAGACTATCACAAGGGCAGGATCTACGTGAAGTCGTCCGAAGCCGGGAAAGGCACCACCTTCCGCATCTGGCTGAAAAAATAA
- the metE gene encoding 5-methyltetrahydropteroyltriglutamate--homocysteine S-methyltransferase yields the protein MRMLKNNLGYPRVGPRRELKKACEGYWAGTLSRQALFLAATQVREANLQLQKDAGIDLVPCNDFSLYDQVLDMSLLLGAIPERYTPVVTDVANNAEVDLYFAMARGYQRDGLDITAMEMTKWFDTNYHYIVPEFKKDQAFRIFSSKVFAETGAARHFLGKVPKPVLIGPVTYLLLGKEKEAGFDRIQLIQKLVPVYVDILNKLQEDYQVEWVQLDEPFLAMDLTPAQQEAFRYAYAAIQKQCPHIKILLTTYFDALGDNATLAAGLPVAGLHVDLVRAPQQLELLLELLPPHVVLSLGVIDGRNIWKNDFERSLHLLDLAIKERGRNNLMIAPSCSLLHTPFDLEAETKLAGEVRNWMAFAKQKLQELNDLQAILEGNTSLLAANRQAMETRRTSALIHNPQVKARVAALTEKDATRHQPFAQRQITQHARFQLPLFPTTTIGSFPQTADIRQLRARWKKGALTQAQYEDALEKATVDLIRWQEVCGLDVLVHGEFERNDMVEYFGEQLQGFLFTSNGWVQSYGSRCVKPPVIFGDVWRPADMTVRWSRFAQAHTEKWMKGMLTGPVTILQWSFVRDDQPRSVTANQLALAIRDEVAALENAGIAMIQIDEPAIREGLPLRRKDRAMYLDWAVTAFRISASCVRDETQIHTHMCYSEFNDIIAHIAAMDADVITIETSRSQMELLEAFAYFHYPNEIGPGVYDIHSPRVPSVAEMEVLLEKAAALLPAKNIWVNPDCGLKTRNWPETKAALENMVAAAKAAREKVSTGINV from the coding sequence ATGCGTATGCTGAAAAACAACCTGGGCTACCCCCGCGTAGGCCCCCGCCGTGAGCTCAAAAAAGCCTGTGAAGGCTACTGGGCCGGTACGCTTTCCAGACAGGCTTTGTTCCTCGCCGCCACGCAGGTGCGGGAAGCCAATCTTCAATTGCAGAAAGACGCAGGCATAGACCTGGTACCTTGCAACGACTTCAGCCTCTATGACCAGGTGCTGGATATGTCGCTGCTGCTGGGCGCTATTCCTGAGCGCTACACCCCGGTGGTAACAGATGTGGCCAACAATGCGGAAGTGGACCTCTACTTTGCCATGGCCCGCGGCTACCAGCGCGATGGGCTGGACATTACCGCCATGGAGATGACCAAGTGGTTTGACACCAACTACCACTACATTGTACCTGAATTTAAAAAGGACCAGGCGTTCCGTATTTTTTCCAGCAAGGTATTCGCGGAAACCGGCGCTGCACGCCATTTCCTGGGCAAAGTGCCTAAACCGGTGCTCATTGGGCCCGTTACGTATCTGCTGCTGGGTAAAGAGAAAGAAGCCGGCTTTGACCGCATCCAACTTATCCAAAAACTGGTACCCGTGTACGTGGACATCCTTAATAAACTGCAGGAAGATTACCAGGTGGAATGGGTGCAACTCGATGAGCCTTTCCTCGCCATGGACCTCACGCCTGCACAACAGGAAGCCTTCCGCTACGCGTATGCTGCCATCCAAAAGCAATGCCCCCACATCAAGATATTGCTCACTACTTACTTTGATGCCCTGGGCGATAACGCCACGCTGGCAGCGGGTTTGCCTGTAGCCGGGCTGCATGTGGACCTGGTGCGTGCACCACAGCAACTGGAACTGCTACTGGAACTGCTACCCCCGCATGTGGTCCTTTCCCTGGGGGTGATAGACGGGCGCAACATCTGGAAAAATGACTTCGAAAGATCCCTGCACCTGCTGGACCTGGCCATCAAAGAACGCGGGCGTAATAACCTGATGATCGCGCCCTCCTGCTCATTGCTGCACACCCCGTTCGACCTGGAAGCTGAAACAAAACTGGCAGGGGAAGTACGTAACTGGATGGCCTTTGCCAAACAAAAACTGCAGGAGCTCAATGACCTGCAGGCCATCCTGGAAGGCAATACCAGCCTGCTTGCCGCAAACCGGCAGGCCATGGAAACCCGCCGCACCTCCGCTCTTATTCACAACCCGCAGGTAAAGGCCCGCGTGGCCGCGCTCACGGAAAAAGATGCTACCCGCCATCAACCCTTTGCCCAGCGCCAGATCACACAACATGCCCGCTTCCAGCTACCCCTCTTCCCTACTACCACCATCGGGTCATTCCCGCAAACGGCAGACATCCGCCAGCTCCGTGCCCGTTGGAAAAAAGGAGCGCTTACGCAAGCACAGTACGAGGATGCGCTTGAAAAAGCAACAGTGGACCTCATCCGCTGGCAGGAGGTATGCGGCCTGGATGTGCTGGTGCATGGGGAATTTGAACGGAACGACATGGTAGAATACTTCGGTGAGCAGTTGCAAGGTTTTCTCTTTACCAGCAATGGCTGGGTACAGAGCTATGGCAGCCGCTGTGTAAAACCGCCTGTGATCTTCGGCGATGTATGGCGCCCCGCAGATATGACCGTGCGCTGGAGCCGCTTTGCACAAGCCCATACGGAAAAATGGATGAAAGGCATGCTCACAGGCCCTGTTACCATCCTGCAATGGAGTTTTGTGCGCGACGACCAGCCCCGTAGCGTCACCGCCAACCAGCTGGCATTGGCTATCCGCGACGAAGTAGCTGCCCTGGAAAACGCAGGCATTGCCATGATCCAGATCGATGAACCAGCCATCCGCGAGGGCCTGCCCTTGCGCCGGAAAGACCGGGCCATGTACCTGGACTGGGCCGTGACGGCCTTCCGCATTTCCGCCAGCTGCGTGCGCGATGAAACGCAGATACACACGCACATGTGCTACAGTGAGTTCAATGACATTATTGCCCACATAGCGGCCATGGATGCGGATGTGATCACCATTGAAACATCCCGCTCCCAGATGGAACTGCTGGAAGCATTTGCCTACTTCCATTACCCCAACGAGATAGGTCCGGGTGTATATGACATCCACTCGCCCCGTGTTCCTTCAGTGGCAGAAATGGAAGTCCTGCTGGAAAAAGCAGCGGCCTTACTGCCTGCAAAAAATATATGGGTAAACCCGGATTGCGGCCTTAAAACCCGCAACTGGCCGGAAACAAAAGCAGCGCTTGAAAATATGGTCGCTGCCGCAAAAGCAGCCAGGGAAAAGGTTTCTACAGGCATAAATGTGTAA
- a CDS encoding diacylglycerol/lipid kinase family protein produces MLNHLDIIINPGSGKEEPILSWLAKALDPSPVTWKAHVINTIGEAATLAKDLAGKASAVAAYGGDGTVMEVARGLYKTNTPLAIIPGGTANVMAKELSIPVDTQAAIALLAGGDYRILPIDMALVNDAPFLIRINMGIFADMVTEASTELKDRWGQWAYGITALQTLQKATPVSYGLEVDGETFTQDAVAVTIMNAGNIGRQGYSMLPGISVTDGLLDVVMLDDADIFTLLKATTSTALQTESKVLRHWRGKEIRLWTEEKQTYIRDDETDEARLWHVKVAPHCLNVIVPHEQP; encoded by the coding sequence ATGCTCAACCACCTCGATATCATCATCAATCCCGGCTCCGGTAAGGAGGAGCCCATCCTCTCCTGGCTGGCAAAAGCCCTCGATCCATCCCCCGTTACCTGGAAAGCCCATGTCATCAACACCATAGGCGAGGCCGCCACCCTGGCAAAAGACCTGGCCGGCAAAGCCAGCGCCGTAGCCGCTTACGGGGGAGACGGCACCGTAATGGAAGTAGCCCGCGGCCTCTACAAAACAAACACGCCCCTGGCTATCATCCCCGGTGGCACCGCCAATGTAATGGCCAAGGAGCTCTCCATCCCCGTAGACACGCAGGCGGCCATTGCCCTGCTGGCTGGCGGTGATTACCGCATCCTGCCCATTGACATGGCCCTGGTAAACGATGCGCCCTTCCTCATCCGCATCAACATGGGCATTTTTGCGGACATGGTAACCGAGGCCAGTACCGAGCTGAAAGACCGCTGGGGCCAATGGGCCTACGGCATCACCGCCCTGCAAACCCTGCAAAAGGCCACGCCGGTAAGCTATGGGCTGGAGGTGGATGGGGAAACTTTCACCCAGGATGCGGTGGCCGTTACCATCATGAACGCGGGCAATATTGGCCGCCAGGGTTATTCCATGCTGCCGGGCATCAGCGTTACAGATGGCCTGCTGGATGTGGTGATGCTGGATGATGCGGACATCTTTACCCTGCTGAAAGCCACCACCAGCACCGCTTTGCAAACGGAGTCAAAGGTATTGCGCCACTGGCGCGGCAAAGAGATCCGCCTGTGGACGGAAGAAAAACAAACTTACATCCGCGATGATGAAACCGATGAAGCCCGGCTGTGGCATGTAAAGGTGGCACCGCATTGTTTAAACGTAATCGTTCCGCATGAGCAACCATAA
- a CDS encoding HAD family hydrolase translates to MQYTSIIFDLGAVLIDWNPRQLYRKIFDTEAEVDHFLTHVATSEWNETQDAGRSLAEGTELLVQMHPQHEAPIRAYYGRWKEMLVGPIGGTVELLHQLKKQGHIKLYALTNWSAETFPIAVEEYPFLDWFDGIVVSGREGMRKPTAAFYELLLERYQVDRSQTLFVDDNLRNINAAAALGIESIQFTTPEAFAEVLYEKGILQRPA, encoded by the coding sequence ATGCAATATACCTCCATCATCTTTGACCTGGGTGCCGTGCTGATAGACTGGAACCCGCGACAACTTTACCGGAAGATCTTTGATACCGAAGCGGAGGTAGATCACTTCCTCACACATGTTGCCACGTCCGAATGGAATGAGACACAGGATGCAGGCCGCTCCCTTGCGGAGGGTACGGAGCTGCTCGTGCAAATGCATCCCCAGCATGAAGCGCCCATCCGCGCATATTACGGCCGCTGGAAAGAAATGCTGGTAGGCCCCATTGGTGGCACCGTGGAGCTACTGCATCAACTCAAAAAACAAGGCCATATAAAATTATACGCCCTCACGAACTGGAGCGCTGAAACCTTTCCCATTGCCGTGGAGGAATATCCCTTCCTGGACTGGTTTGATGGCATCGTAGTATCCGGCAGGGAGGGCATGCGCAAACCTACCGCCGCTTTTTATGAACTGCTGCTGGAACGTTACCAGGTAGACCGCAGCCAGACTTTATTCGTGGATGATAACCTGCGGAATATCAATGCCGCGGCGGCTTTGGGCATTGAGAGCATACAGTTCACCACCCCGGAGGCTTTTGCGGAAGTGCTGTATGAAAAAGGCATCCTGCAAAGACCTGCGTAA